The Huiozyma naganishii CBS 8797 chromosome 1, complete genome genome window below encodes:
- the YCX1 gene encoding Ycx1p (similar to Saccharomyces cerevisiae YDL206W; ancestral locus Anc_8.458) codes for MNCVLRRWAVVCFYAINVSSMVHFFISGSQCTWHQWFTRPLVLLVSFVTLGLITSDFLTPSLSVISNEILHVSDRVAGLTLLSLGNDIPEITTTYQSMSLGVPLLALGELLGGVLFLLTVVIGLMGMIHPIHFTLSGCEEEESILRYRGLACDRANYVHDLIMFTIMILMFMGTILCNGALTRMNCLFFIGLYLTYMAYLVLYYKDCSTVGTHTRAAEATPTDSVAALPVTDNIMRFDEGELSRRLLIRDGIRECMLANYRNGWTKMTLAGYLDIWRNEQLFEDDYEGDEEMSRPSSKYGALQRSSSLQDEGTTATGAMRFPTAVSRQSISFERLPTFGPSGVMSEVVSVQSAPRLFSPVTTGPYTSLSSVVGCVESKSTARNAYYVPEMLRCLYAVSESTSSAWEYLLIVITAPVSIVLGMLIPSSGQGSRTGTFLTGIQACVSPLVAWCLVIESVVLNWGVCLFMFATLCVCLVNRGAPYRMVCAYEFATSVSLISATVRAVVGILRLWSREFSIRESILGATVFAWGGSIGDLVANLTFVKIGVVEIALGACFGSPLLSLLFGVGVDGLVLMARENWQRIDIAVDASLKVTSLGVLCSLLVFLVVVPLNGWVIDWKVSAVLFTVYTGVTCANVYLGCL; via the coding sequence ATGAACTGTGTTTTGAGACGATGGGCAGTTGTGTGTTTTTATGCGATTAATGTCAGTTCAATGGTGCATTTCTTCATTTCAGGGTCTCAGTGTACCTGGCACCAATGGTTCACACGCCCATTGGTACTTTTGGTCAGTTTCGTCACTCTCGGGCTGATAACTTCCGATTTTTTGACACCATCATTGTCAGTCATATCGAACGAGATTCTTCATGTGTCGGATAGGGTTGCTGGCTTGACACTGTTGTCACTCGGAAACGATATTCCAGAGATAACGACGACATACCAGTCTATGAGTTTGGGGGTACCGCTCCTGGCTCTGGGTGAGTTGTTAGGCGGGGttcttttcctcctcaCCGTGGTGATTGGTCTTATGGGGATGATTCACCCTATCCATTTCACATTGTCCGGTTGtgaagaggaggaatcTATTTTGAGATATCGTGGTCTCGCCTGTGACAGAGCCAACTACGTTCATGACCTCATCATGTTCACAATCATGATTCTAATGTTTATGGGGACAATCCTTTGCAACGGAGCGTTGACGAGAATGAACTGCTTGTTTTTCATTGGTCTGTACCTGACGTATATGGCTTACTTGGTCTTATACTACAAGGATTGCAGTACTGTGGGGACCCACACTAGGGCAGCAGAGGCGACACCGACAGATTCTGTCGCAGCCTTGCCAGTGACAGATAATATAATGAGGTTTGACGAGGGCGAACTGTCCAGACGTTTGCTCATAAGAGACGGGATACGAGAGTGTATGCTTGCCAATTATCGTAACGGGTGGACCAAAATGACATTAGCCGGATATCTTGATATTTGGAGAAACGAACAACTGTTCGAGGATGATTATGAAGGCGACGAGGAAATGAGTCGACCCTCATCTAAATATGGGGCCCTGCAAAGGTCCTCGTCTTTGCAAGATGAGGGCACCACGGCAACGGGGGCGATGCGGTTCCCAACAGCCGTATCAAGACAGTCGATCAGTTTTGAAAGGTTGCCCACATTTGGTCCATCAGGGGTCATGAGCGAGGTAGTGAGTGTTCAGTCTGCCCCCAGGTTATTCTCCCCGGTGACCACAGGTCCATATACGTCTCTTTCGTCTGTTGTCGGTTGTGTGGAGAGTAAGAGTACCGCGCGCAACGCGTATTATGTGCCTGAGATGTTACGATGCTTGTACGCTGTCTCTGAGAGCACAAGTTCAGCGTGGGAGTACTTGTTGATAGTGATCACTGCGCCCGTGTCTATCGTGTTGGGTATGTTGATACCGTCCAGTGGTCAGGGAAGTCGGACCGGCACTTTTTTGACAGGTATACAAGCATGCGTATCGCCGCTTGTCGCGTGGTGTCTCGTTATTGAGAGTGTTGTGTTGAACTGGggtgtttgtttgtttatGTTTGCCACGCTTTGCGTTTGTTTGGTGAATCGCGGTGCGCCGTACCGAATGGTGTGCGCTTACGAGTTTGCCACTTCGGTCAGTTTGATCTCAGCGACGGTCCGTGCCGTTGTGGGGATCCTTCGTCTGTGGTCCCGTGAATTTAGTATCCGGGAGAGTATCCTTGGTGCAACGGTGTTTGCCTGGGGGGGTTCGATCGGCGATCTTGTAGCGAATCTGACGTTCGTCAAGATCGGTGTCGTTGAGATCGCGTTGGGGGCTTGCTTTGGGAGCCCACTGTTGTCCCTGTTATTTGGAGTCGGTGTAGACGGGCTTGTTCTGATGGCACGGGAAAACTGGCAGCGCATTGACATCGCGGTGGATGCGTCCCTGAAAGTGACATCTCTTGGAGTTCTTTGCTCGCTGCTTGTGTTTCTCGTGGTGGTCCCGCTTAACGGGTGGGTTATCGATTGGAAAGTGAGTGCTGTACTGTTCACAGTTTACACTGGCGTCACTTGTGCGAACGTGTACCTTGGGTGTTTGTGA
- the HEM3 gene encoding hydroxymethylbilane synthase (similar to Saccharomyces cerevisiae HEM3 (YDL205C); ancestral locus Anc_8.456), giving the protein MTHETVRIGGRRSKLAVVQSEKVKQLIEAAFQQYTCSITTTQTLGDQVQFKPLYSFGGKALWTKELEDLLYDERADVRLDCIVHSLKDMPTLLPDGFELGGVTKRVDPSDCLVMPRDSLFRRLEDLPAGSIVGTSSVRRTAQLKRHFPHLRYESVRGNIHTRIAKVDDPDSPYACIILATAGLVRMGLESRITQRFDHSVMYHAVGQGALGIEVRAGDERMLRILSEVSDLETTVCCLAERALMRTLEGGCSVPIGCTSSYDIERGLLKLSAIVIDVEGKNFVEESLEQHIENTRGDAMACGKRLAEIMIEQGAKQILDEINLTRLT; this is encoded by the coding sequence ATGACACACGAAACTGTGAGGATCGGTGGACGGCGGTCGAAGCTCGCCGTGGTGCAGAGCGAGAAGGTGAAGCAGCTGATCGAGGCTGCGTTCCAGCAGTATACGTGCTCGATAACGACGACGCAGACGCTCGGCGACCAAGTGCAGTTCAAGCCGCTGTACTCGTTCGGCGGTAAAGCTCTGTGGACGAAAGAGCTCGAAGATTTGCTCTACGATGAGCGCGCGGACGTGCGGCTCGACTGCATCGTGCACTCGCTCAAGGATATGCCCACGCTGTTGCCCGATGGGTTCGAGCTTGGTGGGGTCACAAAGCGCGTGGACCCATCAGACTGCCTAGTCATGCCCCGGGATTCGCTGTTTAGAAGACTGGAGGATTTGCCCGCCGGGTCGATCGTGGGGACATCCTCCGTGCGCCGCACTGCACAACTGAAAAGACACTTCCCTCACCTCAGGTACGAGTCAGTGAGGGGCAATATACACACTCGTATTGCAAAAGTGGACGACCCGGACTCGCCCTACGCGTGCATCATCCTCGCGACGGCAGGGCTCGTCAGGATGGGGCTCGAGTCCCGCATCACGCAGCGGTTCGACCACTCGGTCATGTACCACGCGGTGGGGCAGGGGGCACTGGGGATAGAAGTCAGGGCTGGGGACGAGCGCATGCTGCGCATCCTCAGTGAGGTCTCGGACCTCGAGACTACGGTGTGCTGCCTTGCGGAGCGCGCGCTCATGCGTACCCTCGAAGGTGGTTGCTCCGTCCCCATCGGGTGCACCTCCTCCTACGATATCGAGCGTGGCCTGCTCAAATTGAGCGCGATCGTCATCGACGTCGAGGGCAAGAACTTCGTAGAGGAGTCCCTAGAGCAACACATCGAAAACACAAGAGGGGACGCAATGGCATGTGGGAAGAGACTCGCAGAGATAATGATTGAACAAGGCGCCAAACAGATCCTGGACGAGATCAACCTCACAAGACTCACATAG
- the ACK1 gene encoding Ack1p (similar to Saccharomyces cerevisiae YDL203C; ancestral locus Anc_8.452), whose amino-acid sequence MVDTRYTSHLNAFPPVQLPSPLTGMEMETGEQRQPQAHRAPYPVQDVLDELPPALSNVHLTESEQLRDSRDPRDPLAGYSPQGRRFHESYAQAVADAPQFTPQVQLHWCKTLLELSQDAEFIREYTINGEKLPQRIADSKTASRNQKIMLEHALKVLSKLIKLRHAPAFYLMGGLYSHKVEGLSRFQFIERDDARALSCYERGARLGHGPSCYRAGLSFEFGRGTPVDTDAAARFYRMGAGASDVDCMYRLASLFVEKQISEGIEWYLRAAAQGSPHACFELGKIYEFSALTPALQQRLQQAFPGESFPQTTRALQYYYKCAHEHGYSLAQWKLGHCYEFGELGLPVHAKKSLAWYYASVSGGKSAGTTANAMGMLGLAGWYFTGVPGVLQPNWQEACKWVSQCAAHTEGKLARADYILGQFYDSGVGCPRDHHTAQIHYKRALAHGFHRAAAHIDNTEGAGA is encoded by the coding sequence ATGGTCGACACGCGGTACACTTCACACTTGAACGCATTCCCACCGGTGCAATTGCCCTCGCCGCTTACTGGGATGGAGATGGAGACCGGGGAGCAAAGACAGCCACAAGCGCATCGGGCACCGTATCCGGTCCAGGACGTGCTGGATGAGTTGCCGCCCGCGCTGAGCAACGTACACTTGACAGAGAGTGAGCAATTGCGGGACTCACGGGACCCACGGGACCCGCTCGCTGGGTACTCGCCGCAGGGGAGACGATTCCACGAGTCCTACGCACAAGCCGTAGCGGATGCGCCGCAGTTCACCCCCCAGGTACAATTACACTGGTGCAAGACACTGCTCGAACTGTCGCAGGACGCAGAGTTCATACGGGAGTACACGATCAACGGCGAGAAGCTGCCGCAGCGGATCGCGGACTCGAAGACCGCGTCTCGGAACCAGAAGATCATGCTGGAGCATGCATTGAAAGTACTAAGTAAGCTCATCAAGCTGCGGCACGCCCCAGCGTTCTACCTCATGGGAGGATTGTACTCGCACAAAGTTGAGGGTCTCTCGAGGTTCCAGTTCATAGAGCGGGACGACGCAAGGGCGCTGAGTTGCTACGAACGGGGTGCGCGACTCGGCCACGGACCCTCCTGTTACCGTGCTGGGCTCAGCTTCGAGTTCGGCAGGGGCACCCCCGTGGACACAGACGCTGCGGCGAGATTCTACCGAATGGGTGCCGGGGCCAGCGACGTCGATTGCATGTACCGACTCGCTAGCCTTTTCGTTGAGAAACAGATCTCTGAGGGTATTGAATGGTACCTCCGAGCTGCGGCGCAGGGGTCCCCGCACGCGTGCTTTGAGCTGGGCAAGATCTACGAGTTCTCCGCTCTAACACCAGCTTTACAGCAACGGTTACAACAGGCGTTCCCCGGGGAGTCATTCCCACAGACGACACGAGCACTCCAGTACTACTACAAATGTGCACACGAGCACGGTTACTCTCTTGCGCAGTGGAAACTGGGCCACTGCTACGAGTTCGGCGAGTTGGGACTCCCCGTCCACGCGAAGAAGTCTCTCGCATGGTACTACGCTAGTGTTTCGGGGGGGAAGTCTGCAGGGACCACCGCGAACGCGATGGGCATGTTGGGACTCGCAGGGTGGTACTTCACCGGAGTCCCCGGCGTACTACAGCCAAACTGGCAAGAGGCGTGCAAGTGGGTCTCCCAGTGTGCTGCACACACAGAGGGGAAACTCGCACGCGCGGATTACATTCTGGGCCAGTTCTACGACTCTGGCGTCGGTTGCCCGAGGGACCACCACACAGCACAAATACACTACAAGAGAGCACTCGCGCACGGGTTCCACCGCGCCGCAGCACACATCGACAACACGGAAGGTGCCGGTGCCTAA
- the MRPL11 gene encoding mitochondrial 54S ribosomal protein uL10m (similar to Saccharomyces cerevisiae MRPL11 (YDL202W); ancestral locus Anc_8.449), translated as MLRSVIALGGRPVPQFTAQRALQTAQGQYRAPPARRTAKGTPQQRLTVKPLDSRKTYLIDLYRSLLEGSPLVLFVHYNNLLKSEDHYFRDQIAQLGGQLTKVRNALLEVYLRNSRREDPCSPVVGSEARGELIARHPLLPLLFGPTAMITFDAAAAAPQSVAKLLRLFAASGHKLFVVGARLDGTSVLDSAGVAQFSTLPSREQLHAQLVQVLNQLSGVGLVQTLQQPSSALYMTLRAHETASKDKTTEP; from the coding sequence ATGTTGCGAAGTGTTATTGCTCTGGGGGGTAGGCCCGTGCCGCAGTTCACAGCACAGAGAGCGTTGCAGACGGCGCAGGGCCAGTACCGTGCACCGCCCGCACGGCGTACAGCGAAGGGGACACCGCAGCAGCGGCTGACCGTGAAGCCGTTGGACTCCCGTAAGACGTACTTGATCGACCTGTACCGGTCTCTGCTTGAGGGGAGCCCGCTCGTGCTCTTCGTTCACTACAATAACCTGTTAAAGTCCGAGGACCACTACTTCCGAGACCAGATCGCACAGCTTGGTGGGCAACTGACGAAAGTACGCAACGCTTTGCTCGAGGTGTACCTGCGGAACTCGCGGCGTGAGGACCCTTGTTCCCCCGTTGTGGGGTCCGAAGCACGCGGGGAACTCATCGCAAGACACCCTCTGCTTCCCCTTCTCTTCGGTCCGACCGCGATGATCACTTTCGATGCCGCTGCGGCGGCACCGCAGTCCGTTGCGAAGTTACTGAGACTGTTCGCTGCCTCGGGCCACAAACTGTTCGTCGTGGGGGCCCGGTTGGACGGTACAAGCGTGCTGGATAGCGCAGGAGTCGCACAATTCAGCACATTGCCCTCGCGGGAACAACTCCACGCGCAACTCGTGCAAGTACTGAACCAACTGTCCGGCGTGGGGCTCGTGCAGACGTTGCAACAACCTTCGAGCGCACTGTACATGACGCTGAGGGCGCACGAGACAGCTTCAAAGGACAAGACGACGGAACCATAA
- the MGT1 gene encoding methylated-DNA--protein-cysteine methyltransferase (similar to Saccharomyces cerevisiae MGT1 (YDL200C); ancestral locus Anc_8.447) encodes MTVAKGDTFRYFFVRGRITSAVAASRKSDGKLVYAALGDDESQLLQHLHEDFKKLYRRLDRAFELTEAEDGEDAGSGVLTEQYKQWLDGTAWPAIRHDLIFGTPFQHTVWAQMLKLHRGQTTTYSALAKGIGRPTASRAVASACKANEIALIVPCHMVLNSKLGISGYKWGGPVLKRKLIARETQPHGM; translated from the coding sequence ATGACTGTTGCCAAGGGGGACACGTTCCGTTACTTCTTTGTGAGGGGCCGCATTACCTCTGCGGTCGCTGCTTCTCGCAAGTCCGACGGTAAGCTCGTGTACGCTGCTTTGGGGGACGACGAATCTCAACTGCTCCAGCACTTGCACGAGGACTTCAAGAAGCTGTACAGGAGGCTGGACCGTGCGTTCGAGCTCACCGAGGCTGAAGATGGTGAAGATGCGGGAAGTGGGGTGCTCACGGAGCAGTACAAGCAGTGGCTCGACGGGACCGCATGGCCAGCTATCAGGCACGACCTGATCTTCGGGACTCCGTTCCAACACACGGTATGGGCGCAGATGCTCAAGTTGCACCGCGGGCAGACCACTACGTACAGTGCCCTAGCGAAGGGGATCGGCAGACCGACCGCGTCCAGGGCTGTCGCGAGCGCTTGTAAGGCCAACGAGATCGCACTTATCGTGCCCTGCCACATGGTGCTTAACAGTAAGCTGGGTATCTCCGGTTACAAGTGGGGAGGGCCCGTTTTGAAGCggaagctcatcgcaaggGAGACCCAGCCGCATGGTATGTAA
- the GGC1 gene encoding Ggc1p (similar to Saccharomyces cerevisiae GGC1 (YDL198C); ancestral locus Anc_8.445), with protein MSQNDKKQSGRARLLGSASAGILEIGVFHPVDTISKRLMSNHTQVASLHELNTVIFKGAAAEPLGARFLSLFPGLGYAACYKVLQRVYKYGGQPFANEFLNKHFKKDFDSAFGTKTGKAMRSAAAGSMIGIGEIVLLPLDVLKIKRQTNPESFKGRGFVRILRDEGLLNLYRGWGWTAARNAPGSFALFGGNAFAKEYLLGLSDYSQATWSQNFVSSIVGASASLIVSAPLDVIKTRIQNRNFDSPESGFKIVRNTLKNEGVTAFFKGLTPKLLTTGPKLVFSFALAQSLIPKFDALLSK; from the coding sequence ATGTCACAGAACGATAAGAAACAGTCCGGCCGTGCTCGCCTTCTTGGGTCCGCCTCCGCTGGGATTCTCGAGATCGGTGTGTTCCACCCGGTGGACACGATCTCGAAGAGACTCATGTCAAACCACACGCAGGTGGCCAGCTTGCACGAGCTGAACACTGTGATCTTTAAAGGTGCCGCTGCGGAACCTCTTGGGGCTCGTTTCCTATCGTTGTTCCCCGGGCTGGGCTACGCTGCTTGCTACAAAGTGTTGCAGCGTGTGTACAAGTACGGTGGGCAGCCCTTTGCcaacgagttcttgaacaaacaCTTCAAAAAGGACTTCGACTCTGCCTTTGGGACGAAGACCGGGAAGGCGATGCGGTCCGCTGCCGCTGGTTCGATGATCGGGATCGGTGAGATCGTGCTCCTGCCTCTGGATGTGCTCAAGATCAAGAGGCAGACAAACCCGGAGTCCTTCAAGGGCCGTGGGTTCGTCCGGATCCTGCGTGACGAGGGGTTGCTCAACTTGTACCGTGGGTGGGGGTGGACCGCTGCGCGGAACGCGCCCGGGTCCTTCGCGCTCTTCGGGGGGAACGCCTTCGCGAAGGAGTACCTCCTTGGGCTGTCCGACTACTCGCAGGCCACATGGTCGCAGAACTTCGTTTCATCGATCGTCGGGGCCTCCGCTTCTCTGATCGTGTCCGCGCCGCTAGACGTCATCAAGACACGGATCCAGAACAGAAACTTCGACAGTCCAGAGTCCGGCTTCAAGATTGTGCGCAACACGCTCAAGAACGAGGGAGTCACCGCTTTCTTTAAGGGACTCACGCCCAAACTGCTCACCACGGGGCCCAAACTCGTCTTCTCCTTCGCGCTCGCGCAGTCGCTCATCCCCAAGTTCGACGCCCTGCTGTCCAAGTGA
- the ASF2 gene encoding Asf2p (similar to Saccharomyces cerevisiae ASF2 (YDL197C); ancestral locus Anc_8.443), with translation MASQQNDRERTVRSQSPKVKRPPLGVAATSPIRGKVEKNSAKSSAKKHVKRLERRIEHYKRNDVELKSHAAMLCAAVVERDALLAGSTAKNTHLKQQNRRLRRWARELTTRLVTAETDTALLRRRYTRVVSSRRGTSNRGSIVTATAGKLEAQLISRLREVEEKLAQVEDAAGAEDLTAPTVATASPLVQQMQQKVVAYERLVEELTARLDAEQARVRQAVATQLNRENTLTSQLKQQMRRAQLEITTLRNDNNTLRKNVTTELQLADLRKARAEALSLSQQLTDTKMNFITLCAKYTRDVGRPPRGYDLKSDLPEFVQRFRQCLVYISSKNTEGTMTGSAQAAKLLEYILISMFDQELKYRGFDRAIARSLMQLGQYAGGQLAVQSATPAAPISTMQPVARPASQSESPPVQSSSKPEXXXXXXXXSTVQPAVPTGVQSSSQPPVKFASASTVQPPVHSRVQSSSQLASQPAPASTLQTAEKSASLPASQPPVQPASASTLQSTAQQYLPTLRNLIQPWPPRPQNQDKHQ, from the coding sequence ATGGCATCGCAGCAGAATGACCGGGAGAGGACCGTTAGAAGCCAGTCGCCCAAAGTAAAGAGACCCCCATTGGGTGTTGCTGCTACAAGCCCCATCCGGGGGAAAGTTGAGAAGAATTCCGCAAAGAGTTCAGCCAAGAAGCATGTAAAGAGACTCGAGCGCAGGATCGAACACTACAAACGCAACGACGTAGAGTTGAAGAGCCACGCTGCAATGTTGTGTGCCGCTGTGGTGGAAAGGGACGCCCTGCTTGCTGGGAGTACCGCGAAGAACACGCACCTCAAACAGCAGAACCGCAGGTTGAGGAGATGGGCTCGCGAATTAACCACGAGACTTGTCACTGCGGAGACGGATACAGCATTGCTTAGAAGACGGTACACGAGGGTGGTCTCCTCCCGGCGTGGAACCTCCAACAGGGGGTCTATTGTGACGGCAACAGCGGGTAAATTGGAGGCTCAATTGATTAGCAGGTTGCGGGAGGTCGAGGAGAAACTTGCTCAAGTGGAGGACGCTGCGGGGGCAGAGGACCTTACAGCCCCCACGGTTGCGACGGCGAGCCCGCTCGTGCAACAGATGCAACAGAAGGTGGTTGCGTACGAGCGGCTTGTTGAGGAGCTTACCGCGAGACTGGACGCCGAGCAGGCGCGTGTAAGGCAGGCTGTTGCGACACAACTTAACAGGGAGAACACTCTCACCTCGCAATTGAAGCAACAGATGAGGCGTGCACAGTTGGAGATAACCACGTTGCGCAACGATAATAACACGCTAAGAAAGAATGTGACCACAGAGTTACAGCTAGCAGACCTACGGAAGGCCCGTGCAGAGGCGCTGAGTTTGTCACAGCAACTCACGGACACGAAGATGAATTTTATTACGCTGTGCGCGAAGTATACACGCGACGTCGGCCGCCCGCCAAGAGGGTACGATCTCAAGAGCGATCTACCAGAGTTTGTCCAACGGTTTCGCCAGTGTCTCGTGTACATCTCCAGCAAGAACACGGAAGGTACAATGACGGGATCCGCACAGGCGGCAAAGCTTCTAGAGTACATCTTGATCTCAATGTTTGACCAAGAGCTTAAGTACAGAGGGTTCGACAGGGCAATAGCTCGGAGCCTAATGCAGCTGGGGCAGTATGCAGGTGGACAGCTTGCAGTGCAGTCCGCAACGCCGGCAGCACCAATTTCTACAATGCAACCAGTTGCGAGACCTGCATCGCAGTCTGAATCGCCTCCAGTACAATCATCATCAAAGCCTGAAAGNNNNNNNNNNNNNNNNNNNNTTTCTACAGTGCAGCCAGCGGTACCCACCGGAGTACAGTCATCATCACAACCTCCAGTGAAATTTGCATCGGCTTCTACAGTACAACCACCGGTACATTCCAGGGTACAGTCATCATCACAACTTGCATCGCAGCCAGCACCAGCCTCTACACTACAAACAGCAGAGAAGTCTGCATCGTTGCCAGCATCGCAGCCTCCAGTACAGCCAGCATCGGCCTCTACACTGCAATCGACCGCGCAACAATATCTCCCCACGCTTCGTAATCTGATACAACCATGGCCGCCGCGACCACAGAACCAGGACAAGCACCAATGA